One Desulfuromonas acetexigens genomic window carries:
- a CDS encoding DEAD/DEAH box helicase, which translates to MSFAELNLIPALLKGIEECGYTTPTPIQARAIPEALAGRDLLASAQTGTGKTAAFMLPALQLMSEPAAKRRGAPRVLVLTPTRELANQILEATRTYGRHLRTRYSLLLGGMPYREQFKALQDSPDLVVGTPGRVVDHLQRGSLDLSRLEILVLDEADRMLDMGFKDDLEKVIGKAPSGRQTLFFTATLDRAMADLAGRMLREPVRIDIGGRQMTHDAIEQRLHVTDNRQHKEKILQHLVANQEINQAIIFSATKRDTDSLARDLSAQGHRVAALHGDMSQQARNRTLRDLRQGRIKLLVATDVAARGIDVTSISHVINFDLPMFAEDYVHRIGRTGRAGATGTAISMASAAETAALRRIERYIGKSLPQLVIPGLEPTRGLDVRPARTGRPPSRSGAPRKPGERPARSPERAKREFPTKQRGERSAPIIEYRSRRSDHQGGVSTSR; encoded by the coding sequence ATGTCTTTTGCTGAACTGAACCTGATTCCCGCCCTGCTCAAGGGAATCGAAGAATGTGGCTACACCACTCCCACCCCGATCCAGGCTCGCGCCATCCCCGAAGCCCTGGCCGGCCGCGATCTGCTCGCCTCGGCCCAGACCGGCACTGGCAAGACCGCAGCCTTCATGCTGCCGGCCCTGCAGCTGATGTCTGAGCCGGCCGCCAAGCGGCGCGGCGCCCCCCGGGTGCTGGTGCTGACCCCGACCCGCGAACTGGCCAACCAGATTCTCGAGGCAACCCGCACCTACGGCCGTCATCTGCGCACCCGTTACTCGCTGCTCCTCGGCGGCATGCCCTATCGTGAGCAGTTCAAAGCCCTGCAGGATTCCCCTGATCTGGTCGTGGGCACTCCCGGCCGGGTGGTTGATCACCTGCAACGGGGTTCCCTCGACCTCTCGCGTCTGGAGATTCTCGTTCTCGACGAAGCCGACCGTATGCTCGATATGGGCTTCAAGGACGATCTGGAGAAAGTCATCGGCAAAGCGCCGAGCGGCCGTCAGACCCTCTTCTTCACCGCCACTCTCGACCGCGCCATGGCCGATCTGGCCGGACGCATGCTGCGCGAGCCGGTACGCATCGATATCGGTGGCCGGCAGATGACCCATGACGCCATCGAACAGCGCCTGCATGTCACTGACAACCGCCAGCACAAGGAGAAGATTCTCCAGCACCTGGTGGCCAACCAAGAGATCAATCAGGCGATCATCTTTTCCGCGACCAAGCGCGACACAGACAGCCTGGCTCGGGATCTTTCCGCCCAGGGGCACCGGGTTGCCGCCCTGCACGGTGACATGAGTCAGCAAGCCCGCAACCGGACCCTGCGCGATCTGCGCCAGGGGCGGATCAAGCTGCTGGTCGCTACCGACGTCGCCGCCCGCGGCATCGACGTGACCAGCATCAGCCACGTCATCAACTTCGATCTGCCGATGTTCGCCGAGGATTACGTTCACCGCATCGGCCGTACCGGTCGCGCCGGCGCCACGGGAACTGCCATCTCCATGGCCTCCGCCGCCGAGACCGCCGCCCTGCGGCGGATCGAGCGCTATATCGGCAAAAGCCTGCCGCAACTGGTGATTCCCGGGCTGGAGCCGACCCGGGGGCTGGATGTTCGTCCGGCCCGCACCGGCCGTCCCCCGTCCCGTTCCGGCGCCCCGCGCAAGCCCGGCGAGCGTCCGGCGCGCAGCCCGGAGCGCGCTAAGCGGGAGTTCCCGACGAAGCAGCGCGGTGAGCGGAGCGCGCCGATCATCGAATATCGCAGCCGCCGTTCCGATCATCAAGGCGGCGTTTCAACCAGCCGCTGA
- the thiL gene encoding thiamine-phosphate kinase, with product MKLAELGEFGFIERIRRAVAGAPGVHLGIGDDCAVLELPPGERLLTSTDLLIEEVHFRREWTDSFRLGRKSVSVNVSDIAAMGGTPRHLYLGLGIPADLPVEELDAFISGFLSACRDYGATLVGGDTCRSPGPLLISVTVEGSAPSAEVVSRRGARSGDGIYASGTLGDSALALRRLLDGSLPDDVSAARHHDPRAQVELGRTLAKARLPSAMIDLSDGLLADLGHILEASAVGAEIEIAALPLSPAFRSALAEAPELIELALSGGEDYQLLFTIPPAREGELAAISTALGLPLTRLGTVTAEPGRLWLRRADGGREAATAKGFNHFSPFGKG from the coding sequence ATGAAGCTTGCCGAGCTGGGAGAATTCGGCTTCATCGAGCGCATCCGCCGGGCGGTCGCCGGGGCCCCCGGGGTTCATCTGGGGATCGGCGACGACTGCGCGGTGCTGGAGCTGCCTCCCGGCGAACGGCTGCTGACCAGTACCGATCTGCTCATCGAGGAGGTGCACTTTCGCCGGGAGTGGACCGATTCCTTCCGCCTCGGGCGCAAAAGCGTTTCGGTCAACGTCAGCGACATCGCCGCCATGGGCGGCACCCCCCGCCATCTCTATCTCGGCCTCGGCATCCCCGCCGACCTGCCGGTCGAAGAGCTGGATGCCTTTATTTCCGGCTTTCTTTCCGCCTGCCGCGACTACGGGGCGACCCTGGTCGGCGGCGACACCTGCCGGTCGCCGGGGCCGCTGCTGATTTCGGTGACGGTGGAAGGCTCGGCGCCGTCGGCCGAAGTCGTCAGCCGTCGAGGGGCCCGGTCCGGCGACGGCATCTACGCCTCCGGCACCCTCGGCGACAGTGCCCTGGCTCTGCGCCGGTTGCTGGACGGCAGCCTTCCCGACGACGTATCGGCGGCCCGCCACCATGACCCCCGCGCCCAGGTCGAACTGGGGCGGACTTTAGCAAAGGCGCGCCTGCCTTCGGCGATGATCGACCTCTCCGACGGCCTGCTTGCCGACCTCGGCCACATCCTCGAGGCCTCCGCCGTCGGCGCCGAAATCGAGATCGCGGCTCTCCCTCTCTCCCCCGCCTTCCGCTCGGCCCTGGCCGAGGCGCCGGAGCTGATCGAGCTGGCCCTTTCCGGTGGGGAAGACTATCAACTGCTCTTCACCATCCCGCCTGCGCGGGAAGGGGAGTTGGCGGCAATTTCCACCGCTCTTGGCCTGCCCCTGACCCGTCTCGGCACGGTGACGGCGGAACCGGGGCGGCTCTGGCTGAGGCGTGCCGACGGCGGTCGCGAGGCGGCGACGGCCAAGGGTTTCAATCATTTTTCCCCCTTCGGTAAGGGCTGA
- a CDS encoding methyl-accepting chemotaxis protein, translating to MRVEISYKFIVGFIVVVASIVGLNLLVPQLGIPEEWRQLFSVACAILVGLLFGWFFSRRFSANIRVINAGAEALVNGDLSTPVKLPETAFPDETGDLAASLNRVIDSLRALVGAIRSSSVKVADSAQGLSATSEQMSASSHEISKAIEQISKGAETQAEMVERSSTLIKEMAASVEVIAASASKASQSASETAATAQRGGQLSQATIGRMKQVLETVECNGQQVAAFGAQVQKIGKIVEVITGIAGKTNLLALNATIEAARAGEYGRGFAVVAEEIRKLADSTETSAAEITQLIETIREEAGKVQESMKASVQDLDAGRAAVDDTGRAFEAIIGAALNTQSKTMGISEMAQRQTDGASGMVAAVEEIARIAEDNAAATEEVSAATEEQTASMEEMADAAQGLSELAEELLEAVERFRLDGAKG from the coding sequence ATGCGTGTAGAGATCAGTTACAAATTCATCGTCGGGTTCATCGTGGTGGTCGCCTCCATCGTCGGGCTCAACCTGCTCGTCCCCCAGCTGGGGATTCCCGAAGAGTGGCGCCAGCTTTTCTCCGTCGCCTGCGCCATCCTCGTCGGGCTGCTCTTCGGCTGGTTCTTCTCGCGCCGCTTCTCCGCCAATATCCGGGTCATCAACGCCGGCGCCGAAGCCCTGGTCAACGGCGATCTGAGCACGCCGGTCAAGCTGCCGGAGACCGCCTTCCCCGACGAAACAGGCGATCTCGCCGCTTCCCTCAATCGGGTCATCGACAGCCTGCGCGCCCTGGTCGGCGCCATCCGCTCCTCCTCGGTCAAGGTTGCCGACTCCGCCCAGGGACTCTCGGCGACCTCCGAGCAGATGAGCGCGTCGTCCCACGAAATCTCCAAGGCCATCGAGCAGATCAGCAAGGGGGCGGAAACCCAGGCGGAGATGGTGGAGAGGAGTTCCACCCTGATCAAGGAAATGGCCGCCTCCGTCGAGGTGATCGCCGCTTCGGCGAGCAAGGCGTCTCAGTCGGCGAGCGAGACCGCCGCCACCGCTCAGCGCGGCGGCCAGCTCTCCCAGGCGACCATCGGCCGCATGAAGCAGGTGCTGGAGACGGTCGAGTGCAATGGCCAACAAGTGGCGGCGTTCGGTGCCCAGGTGCAGAAGATCGGCAAGATCGTCGAGGTCATCACCGGCATCGCCGGCAAGACCAACCTGCTCGCCTTAAACGCCACCATCGAGGCGGCCCGCGCCGGGGAGTACGGACGCGGTTTCGCCGTGGTCGCCGAGGAGATCCGCAAGCTGGCCGATTCGACCGAGACTTCGGCAGCCGAGATCACCCAGCTCATCGAAACGATTCGGGAAGAGGCGGGCAAGGTCCAGGAATCGATGAAAGCCAGCGTCCAGGATCTCGACGCCGGGCGGGCGGCGGTCGACGATACCGGCCGCGCCTTCGAGGCGATCATCGGCGCCGCTCTGAACACCCAGTCCAAAACCATGGGTATCAGCGAAATGGCGCAGAGGCAGACCGACGGCGCCTCCGGCATGGTTGCCGCTGTCGAGGAAATCGCCCGCATCGCCGAAGATAACGCGGCGGCGACGGAAGAAGTGTCGGCGGCGACGGAGGAGCAGACCGCTTCCATGGAAGAGATGGCCGACGCCGCCCAAGGGCTTTCCGAACTGGCGGAAGAGTTGCTGGAGGCGGTGGAACGCTTCCGTCTGGACGGCGCGAAGGGCTGA
- a CDS encoding CheR family methyltransferase codes for MSIARKDSGGDDPEFPETTFAEVRALLLERAGFDLGHYKDGCARRRVARRARTCRCDGAAYVRRLRDDPAEAEALLAALTIHVSQFFRNPSTFDHLRRQVLPALIERARRTRRGELRLWCAGCAGGEEPYSLALLARELAPPELALSLLATDLSPVILERAREGLYEPARLAQVPEELRERYFRAEGQGFRLDREIRRMVRFRRQDLLAPGEYPRADLILCRNVLIYFSRPEQERIVDRFAQALPPGGFLVIGRAENLFGAARERFHGEVPRERIYRRLEDHSASLPQGVERCV; via the coding sequence GTGAGCATCGCGCGCAAAGATTCCGGCGGGGATGATCCGGAATTTCCGGAAACGACCTTCGCCGAAGTTCGCGCCTTGCTGCTGGAACGGGCCGGTTTCGATCTCGGTCATTACAAGGACGGCTGCGCCCGCCGCCGGGTGGCGCGCCGCGCCCGCACCTGCCGCTGCGATGGCGCCGCCTATGTGCGGCGGCTGCGGGACGACCCGGCCGAGGCCGAGGCGCTGCTCGCGGCCCTGACTATCCATGTCTCCCAGTTCTTTCGTAACCCCTCGACCTTCGACCATCTGCGCCGGCAGGTGCTCCCCGCGCTGATCGAGCGCGCCCGGCGGACGCGGCGCGGCGAGCTGCGTCTCTGGTGCGCCGGCTGCGCCGGCGGGGAGGAACCCTATTCCCTCGCCCTGCTGGCGCGGGAACTGGCCCCGCCCGAGCTCGCCCTGTCGCTGCTCGCCACCGATCTCAGCCCGGTGATTCTGGAGCGGGCGCGGGAGGGGCTCTATGAACCGGCACGGCTGGCCCAGGTGCCCGAGGAGCTGCGCGAGCGCTATTTCCGCGCCGAGGGGCAAGGCTTTCGGCTGGATCGCGAAATCCGGCGCATGGTGCGCTTTCGCCGCCAGGATCTGCTTGCGCCGGGGGAGTATCCCCGCGCCGACCTGATTCTCTGCCGAAACGTCTTGATCTATTTTTCCCGTCCCGAGCAGGAGCGGATTGTCGACCGTTTTGCCCAGGCGCTGCCGCCCGGGGGCTTTCTCGTCATCGGTCGGGCGGAAAATCTTTTCGGTGCCGCGCGCGAGCGTTTCCATGGGGAGGTTCCCCGGGAACGGATCTATCGGCGGCTTGAGGATCATTCGGCGTCATTGCCGCAAGGAGTGGAGCGATGCGTGTAG
- the lon gene encoding endopeptidase La, with protein MKELTIPEVLPLLPVRDIVVFPYMILPLFVGRDKSVAAVDAALSRDRLIFLASQKDVSKEDPEPDDIYPVGTVAMIMRMLKLADGRVKVLVQGMAKARLTGFPSVDPYFAARVERLEESAPPEPTLEIEALMRMVRDQLAQLMQLGKNFPPEVSVVLDNIEDPGSLADLIASNLGLKVAKAQELLEVVDALERLRKVKDVLANELEVATVQNRIQSQAKEEMGKSQREYYLREQLRAIQAELGEADPRAEEIAELRQKLEAAGLPKEARAEADKQLRRLETMHPEAAEYSMLRTYMDWLVDLPWSHATRDNLDLKKARKVLDEDHFNLEKVKERILEFLAVRKLKKDMKGPVLCFVGPPGVGKTSLGKSIARALGRQFVRISLGGVRDEAEIRGHRRTYVGALPGRVLQSIKQAGTCNPVFMLDELDKIGADFRGDPSAALLELLDPEQNHAFSDHYINLPFDLSKVLFIATANVLDPIPSALKDRLEVIRLTGYSTEEKLSIATRYLVPRQLKENGLKAKDARFSEKALLKLITEYTLEAGLRNLEREIGSVCRKIARRFAEGNKKPVLVSETAVAGFLGPPRFLPEEELRESEIGVATGLAWTEVGGEILLVEVSTMKGKGDLTMTGHLGDVMKESAQAALSYARAHAAELGIDANFLEGTSVHIHVPAGAIPKDGPSAGVTMATALISALSGRRVSKDVAMTGEITLRGKVLPIGGLKEKVLAAVRAHIGTIIIPERNTKDLEEIPPHLRKKVRFVSASTMDEVLAAALEDPA; from the coding sequence ATGAAGGAACTGACCATCCCCGAGGTGCTGCCGCTTTTGCCGGTGCGGGACATCGTGGTCTTTCCCTATATGATTCTGCCCCTCTTTGTCGGGCGCGATAAATCGGTCGCCGCCGTCGACGCGGCCCTTTCCCGCGACCGGCTGATCTTTCTCGCCAGCCAGAAGGATGTATCCAAGGAGGATCCCGAACCCGACGACATTTACCCGGTCGGCACGGTGGCGATGATCATGCGCATGCTCAAGCTCGCCGACGGCCGGGTCAAGGTGCTGGTGCAGGGGATGGCCAAGGCGCGCCTGACCGGCTTTCCTTCGGTCGATCCCTACTTCGCGGCGCGGGTCGAGCGGTTGGAGGAGTCCGCTCCTCCGGAACCGACCCTGGAAATCGAGGCGCTGATGCGCATGGTCCGCGACCAGCTCGCCCAGCTCATGCAGCTGGGCAAGAATTTTCCCCCGGAAGTCTCGGTGGTGCTGGACAATATCGAGGATCCCGGCAGCCTCGCCGACCTCATCGCCAGCAACCTCGGCCTCAAGGTCGCCAAGGCCCAGGAGCTGCTGGAGGTGGTCGACGCCCTGGAGCGGTTGCGCAAGGTCAAGGACGTGCTGGCCAACGAGCTGGAAGTGGCGACGGTGCAGAACCGCATCCAGAGCCAGGCCAAGGAGGAGATGGGCAAGAGTCAGCGGGAATATTACCTGCGCGAGCAGCTGCGGGCGATCCAGGCCGAGCTGGGCGAGGCCGACCCTCGCGCCGAGGAGATCGCCGAGCTGCGCCAGAAGCTGGAGGCGGCGGGTCTGCCGAAGGAGGCGCGGGCCGAGGCCGACAAGCAGTTGCGGCGCCTGGAGACGATGCATCCCGAGGCCGCCGAATATTCCATGCTGCGCACCTATATGGACTGGCTGGTCGATCTCCCCTGGAGTCACGCCACCCGCGACAATCTCGATCTGAAAAAGGCCCGCAAGGTCCTGGACGAAGATCACTTCAACCTGGAAAAGGTCAAGGAGCGGATTCTCGAATTCCTTGCCGTGCGCAAGCTGAAGAAGGATATGAAGGGGCCGGTGCTCTGTTTCGTCGGTCCGCCGGGGGTGGGCAAGACCAGCCTCGGCAAATCCATCGCCCGCGCCCTCGGCCGGCAGTTCGTGCGCATCTCCCTGGGCGGGGTGCGGGACGAGGCGGAGATTCGCGGCCACCGCCGCACCTATGTCGGCGCCTTGCCGGGGCGGGTTCTGCAGAGCATCAAGCAGGCCGGGACCTGCAATCCCGTTTTCATGCTCGACGAGCTGGACAAGATCGGCGCCGATTTCCGCGGCGACCCCTCGGCGGCTCTGCTGGAACTTCTCGATCCCGAGCAGAACCACGCCTTTTCCGATCACTACATCAATCTTCCCTTCGATCTTTCGAAGGTGCTCTTCATCGCTACCGCCAACGTCCTCGACCCCATTCCCTCGGCCCTCAAGGACCGCCTGGAAGTAATCCGGCTGACGGGCTACAGCACCGAGGAGAAGCTCTCCATCGCCACGCGCTACCTGGTTCCCCGCCAGCTCAAGGAAAACGGGCTGAAGGCGAAGGACGCGCGGTTTTCCGAAAAGGCGCTGCTCAAGCTCATCACCGAGTACACCCTGGAGGCCGGGCTGCGCAATCTGGAGCGGGAGATCGGCAGCGTCTGCCGCAAGATCGCCCGGCGCTTCGCCGAGGGGAACAAAAAGCCGGTGCTGGTTTCGGAGACGGCCGTCGCCGGTTTTCTCGGCCCCCCCCGTTTTCTTCCCGAGGAGGAGTTGCGCGAAAGCGAAATCGGCGTGGCGACGGGGCTGGCCTGGACCGAGGTCGGCGGCGAGATCCTGCTGGTCGAGGTCAGTACCATGAAGGGCAAGGGCGATCTGACCATGACCGGGCATCTCGGCGACGTCATGAAGGAGAGCGCCCAGGCGGCCCTCTCCTATGCCCGTGCCCACGCCGCCGAGTTGGGGATTGACGCCAATTTCCTGGAGGGGACGAGCGTCCACATCCACGTTCCGGCCGGAGCCATTCCCAAGGATGGGCCGAGCGCTGGGGTAACGATGGCGACGGCGCTGATTTCCGCCCTGTCGGGGCGCCGGGTGAGTAAAGATGTCGCCATGACCGGGGAAATCACCCTGCGCGGCAAGGTGCTGCCCATCGGCGGCCTCAAGGAGAAGGTTCTGGCGGCGGTGCGGGCCCATATCGGCACCATCATCATCCCCGAGCGCAACACCAAGGATCTGGAAGAAATCCCCCCCCATCTCCGTAAAAAGGTGCGCTTTGTCAGCGCCTCGACCATGGATGAGGTGCTGGCGGCGGCGCTGGAAGATCCGGCATGA
- a CDS encoding phosphoenolpyruvate carboxykinase, with the protein MSGEKFESSHGLEHHGIRNVSGAYWNLATPSLVEEVIKRREGHLSHLGPLVVSTGHHTGRSPNDRFVVRQGESAKNIWWGKVNKEFSPENFDRLYHKLLAFLQGKDIFVQDCYAGADPAYRLKVRVITTQAWHSHFARNMFIQAPRQELADFVPEFTVINAPRFHADPEVDGTRSEAFIIVNFEKKVVIIGGTSYAGEIKKSIFSVLNYLLPRQGVLSMHCSANLGKGGDVALFFGLSGTGKTTLSADPGRALIGDDEHGWSDNGIFNFEGGCYAKVIKLSASAEPEIYETTRRFGTVLENVAMEYATRRIDLDDDSLTENTRASYPLTHIPNIVRSGMAGHPTNIIMLTADAFGVMPPIARLTPEQAMYHFISGYTAKLAGTERGVTEPQPAFSSCFGAPFMALHPSVYGNLLKDKIRRHHVSCWLVNTGWTGGPYGVGSRMKIQYTRAMINAAISGRLVGVEYETDPVFGLHLPKSCPDVPAEVLNPRNTWADQEAYDRQAVELARAFRRNFVDYADAVSDSVCAAGPPAG; encoded by the coding sequence ATGAGCGGCGAAAAATTTGAAAGCAGCCACGGGCTCGAGCATCACGGCATCCGCAACGTCAGCGGAGCTTATTGGAACCTTGCCACTCCGTCTCTGGTCGAAGAGGTGATCAAGCGGCGCGAAGGGCATCTCTCGCACCTCGGCCCCTTGGTCGTTTCCACCGGCCATCACACCGGCCGTTCCCCCAATGATCGTTTCGTGGTGCGGCAGGGGGAGAGCGCCAAAAATATCTGGTGGGGCAAGGTCAACAAGGAATTCTCCCCGGAAAACTTTGACCGGCTTTACCACAAGCTGCTGGCTTTCCTCCAGGGCAAGGATATCTTCGTCCAGGACTGCTACGCCGGCGCCGATCCCGCCTATCGTCTGAAAGTCCGGGTCATCACCACCCAGGCCTGGCACAGCCACTTCGCCCGCAACATGTTCATCCAGGCACCCCGCCAGGAGCTGGCCGATTTCGTTCCCGAGTTCACCGTCATCAACGCCCCACGTTTCCACGCCGACCCCGAAGTGGACGGCACCCGCAGCGAAGCCTTCATCATCGTCAACTTCGAAAAGAAGGTCGTCATCATCGGCGGCACCTCCTACGCCGGTGAAATCAAGAAGAGTATCTTCTCGGTCCTCAACTATCTGCTGCCGCGACAGGGGGTGCTCTCCATGCATTGCAGCGCCAACCTCGGCAAGGGCGGGGATGTGGCCCTCTTCTTCGGCCTGTCGGGAACCGGCAAGACCACCCTCTCGGCCGACCCGGGGCGGGCGCTGATCGGCGACGACGAGCACGGCTGGAGCGATAACGGCATCTTCAACTTCGAGGGTGGCTGCTACGCCAAGGTGATCAAGCTCTCGGCCTCGGCCGAGCCGGAAATCTATGAAACCACGCGGCGTTTCGGCACTGTGCTGGAGAACGTGGCGATGGAGTACGCCACCCGGCGCATCGATCTCGACGACGACTCCCTGACCGAGAACACCCGCGCCTCCTATCCCCTGACCCACATCCCCAACATCGTCCGCAGCGGCATGGCCGGGCATCCCACCAACATCATCATGCTCACCGCCGACGCCTTCGGGGTCATGCCCCCCATCGCCCGGCTGACGCCGGAGCAGGCCATGTACCACTTCATCTCCGGCTACACCGCCAAGCTGGCCGGCACCGAACGCGGCGTGACCGAACCGCAACCGGCTTTCTCCTCCTGTTTCGGGGCGCCCTTCATGGCGTTGCACCCCTCGGTCTACGGCAATCTGCTCAAGGACAAGATCCGTCGCCATCATGTCTCCTGCTGGCTGGTCAACACCGGCTGGACCGGCGGCCCCTACGGCGTCGGCTCACGGATGAAGATCCAGTACACCCGGGCGATGATCAACGCCGCCATCTCCGGCCGCCTGGTCGGGGTCGAGTACGAAACCGACCCGGTCTTCGGTCTGCATCTACCCAAGTCCTGCCCCGACGTTCCCGCCGAAGTGCTCAACCCGCGCAACACCTGGGCCGACCAGGAGGCCTACGACCGTCAGGCAGTCGAGTTGGCCCGCGCCTTCCGCCGCAATTTCGTCGACTACGCCGATGCCGTCAGCGACAGCGTCTGCGCCGCCGGTCCGCCCGCGGGGTAG
- the mnmH gene encoding tRNA 2-selenouridine(34) synthase MnmH, whose amino-acid sequence MFEELTVSLDKALALRDQGALLVDTRTPAEFAEGSIPGAVNVPIFSDAERAEVGTLYKCQGRQAARRLGVRLVSPKIPELIEQVEAAWGAAGRVPIVVFCWRGGMRSKALTSFLQLAGLPARQLIGGHKAFRAQVRDFFERGEWGRLLVLRGLTGVGKTRQLLELAAEGYPVLDLEGLAGHRGSAFGGLGLAPQPSQKQFESLLWDALRKIPPEGYALAEGESRHIGRLILPLKVYEALQKETSLWVEASLDYRARVILEDYPARDALRAAFIPPIKALRQRLGGDVVERFLGLLAAGEWEALARELMLRYYDPLYSHTQPERRIVIAIDEPEGPARLRQAIAELLARPPA is encoded by the coding sequence ATGTTCGAAGAGTTGACCGTTTCGTTGGATAAAGCCCTCGCCCTGCGCGATCAGGGGGCGTTGCTGGTCGATACCCGGACGCCGGCGGAGTTCGCCGAGGGGAGCATTCCGGGCGCGGTCAACGTGCCGATTTTCAGCGACGCCGAGCGGGCCGAGGTCGGCACCCTGTACAAGTGCCAGGGGCGTCAGGCAGCCCGGCGGCTTGGGGTGCGCCTGGTTTCGCCGAAGATTCCCGAACTGATCGAACAGGTCGAGGCGGCCTGGGGAGCGGCCGGAAGGGTGCCGATCGTTGTCTTCTGCTGGCGCGGGGGGATGCGCAGCAAGGCCCTGACCTCCTTTCTCCAGTTGGCCGGACTGCCGGCGCGGCAGCTCATAGGCGGACACAAGGCCTTCCGCGCTCAGGTGCGGGATTTTTTCGAGCGGGGGGAGTGGGGGCGGCTGCTGGTTCTGCGTGGCCTGACCGGGGTCGGCAAGACCCGTCAGCTGCTGGAGTTGGCGGCAGAAGGTTACCCGGTCCTCGACCTGGAAGGGCTGGCCGGCCACCGGGGAAGCGCCTTCGGCGGTCTCGGGCTGGCGCCGCAGCCATCCCAGAAGCAGTTCGAGTCCCTGCTCTGGGATGCCCTGCGCAAGATTCCGCCCGAGGGCTATGCCCTGGCCGAGGGGGAGAGCCGCCATATCGGGCGCTTGATCCTCCCCCTGAAGGTCTACGAGGCCCTGCAGAAGGAGACCTCGCTGTGGGTCGAGGCTTCCCTCGACTATCGGGCGCGGGTGATTCTGGAGGATTACCCGGCCCGCGATGCCCTGCGCGCTGCGTTTATCCCGCCGATCAAGGCGTTGCGCCAGCGGTTGGGCGGCGACGTGGTGGAGCGCTTCCTCGGGTTGCTCGCCGCCGGGGAGTGGGAGGCGTTGGCGCGGGAGTTGATGCTGCGCTATTATGATCCCCTCTACAGCCACACCCAGCCCGAACGGCGGATTGTGATCGCCATTGATGAGCCGGAAGGACCGGCGCGGCTGCGTCAGGCCATTGCCGAACTGTTGGCGCGGCCGCCGGCCTGA